In a genomic window of Brettanomyces nanus chromosome 1, complete sequence:
- a CDS encoding uncharacterized protein (CAZy:GH81), protein MGLIDRLKGKFEQNFDVQSDQTPQWNLHQNSNKPLPQQPLPPPPIPARDYRLNKPLTPSSSLFSPISISPPVSQIEKTDFHPVPLPSFYNQEGPIETNNFYGNLLVEKQDLPVWTHPYSVWKCDDDQFKGLAVSHISSKQKVFGDVPNSNPCKYFFSPVGICSLLLGAVEFQHGFDLKLGECKRFSCGTRFETRGASGSLIAKLVQGMGMVSGLYSGNITPRLASKVGFQSFDNKGRTVNGLSKHVIKLFDGTKWILYSSVNTWRQETPNSIVAATQVNDVSLVQIAKLPGNGNESTYDDSAGAFVTDMTLSGSADHGKATYKLNYTIGGNSGSGKVIQWFLPHHYDSADSSMDLQLLQGAELDSTCKGTMKAYLTDSFVMSEQLPPKELQFNPYKEGKGCKGCSSDSLWIIRKVATEEIDSFDVINASNTDSMYTAGKILDKGAFILYVAAFVLQDKNLVRTQLDKMKQAFERFISNNQQEPLVYNTSWKGVVSSAGLKDGNFYCDFGNCFYNDHHFHYGYHIHAAALVAQVDQKYGDGTFFNHCKDWIETLIRDVCNPSDQDRYFPVFRCFDFFNGHSFANGLFAHGDGKDEESSSEDYHCYYGIKLWGIVSGNEKLDQLGSLILAIERRAMNMYMLYSDDNRVIPVNFKANKVSGILFENKIDHATYFGMNKEYIHGIHMIPMTPVSNYIRTSQFVREEWDQQHLGELVNQIDSGWKGLLWLNKAIIDPQGAWNFFSDNGFQDRWLDNGMSRTWSLAYCSGMM, encoded by the coding sequence ATGGGACTTATTGACCGTTTGAAAGGTAAGTTCGAGCAGAATTTTGATGTTCAAAGTGATCAGACTCCTCAATGGAATCTGCATCAGAACTCCAATAAGCCACTTCCTCAGCAGCCATTACCACCACCTCCTATTCCTGCTCGAGACTATCGATTGAACAAACCGTTAACTCcctcatcttcactattcTCACCGATCTCTATTAGTCCCCCTGTTTCGcagattgaaaagactgATTTTCACCCTGttcctcttccttccttctATAATCAGGAAGGTCCCATCGAGACAAATAACTTTTATGGTAATCTCCTAGTGGAAAAGCAGGATTTACCGGTATGGACTCATCCCTACAGCGTCTGGAAATGCGATGATGACCAGTTCAAAGGTCTTGCCGTATCACATATCTCATCTAAGCAGAAAGTCTTTGGTGATGTCCCCAATTCAAACCCTTGcaaatacttcttctcGCCAGTAGGTATATGTTCCTTGCTTCTAGGCGCTGTGGAATTCCAGCATGGTTTTGATCTCAAATTGGGAGAATGTAAACGCTTCAGCTGTGGTACCCGCTTTGAAACAAGAGGTGCTAGCGGTTCTCTGATTGCAAAACTTGTCCAAGGAATGGGAATGGTGTCCGGGTTGTATTCCGGAAACATAACCCCCAGATTGGCGAGTAAAGTTGGCTTTCAGAGCTTCGACAATAAAGGAAGGACCGTGAATGGCCTGAGTAAGCACGTTATTAAGTTGTTTGATGGTACCAAATGgattctttattcttctgTTAACACATGGAGACAAGAAACGCCTAATTCCATTGTGGCTGCCACGCAGGTCAACGATGTATCTCTAGTCCAAATTGCCAAATTACCTGGTAATGGTAACGAGTCAACATACGACGATTCTGCCGGTGCATTTGTGACCGACATGACTCTTTCTGGCTCTGCTGATCATGGTAAGGCTACCTATAAGCTGAACTACACTATTGGTGGAAATTCAGGCTCAGGTAAGGTCATTCAATGGTTCTTGCCTCATCATTATGACTCTGCAGATTCCTCGATGGATTTGCAATTATTACAGGGAGCTGAGCTTGATTCCACTTGCAAGGGTACAATGAAAGCCTATTTGACCGACTCATTTGTGATGAGCGAGCAGCTTCCACCTAAAGAATTGCAGTTCAACCCGTATAAAGAGGGTAAAGGCTGCAAGGGATGTTCTTCTGATAGTCTATGGATTATCAGAAAAGTGGCTACGGAGGAAATAGATTCATTTGACGTGATTAATGCATCCAATACAGACTCTATGTACACCGCGGGAAAGATATTGGATAAAGGAGCGTTTATTCTTTATGTGGCCGCATTTGTGCTTCAAGATAAGAACCTAGTCAGAACACAACTAGACAAAATGAAACAAGCTTTTGAAAGGTTTATCAGCAACAACCAACAGGAACCGTTGGTTTATAATACCAGTTGGAAAGGAGTTGTGTCCTCTGCTGGCTTGAAAGACGGTAACTTCTACTGTGATTTCGGTAATTGCTTCTACAACGATCATCATTTCCATTACGGCTACCACATTCATGCAGCCGCGTTGGTGGCACAGGTTGACCAGAAATATGGTGATGGAACGTTCTTCAATCATTGCAAGGACTGGATCGAAACATTGATTAGAGATGTTTGTAATCCAAGCGATCAGGACCGCTACTTTCCAGTGTTCCGAtgttttgatttcttcaatggcCACAGCTTTGCCAACGGCCTATTTGCTCATGGCGATGGCAAAGATGAGGAATCATCCAGTGAGGATTATCACTGTTACTACGGAATAAAATTGTGGGGGATAGTCAGTGGCAACGAGAAGCTAGACCAATTGGGATCGTTGATTTTGGCCATAGAGCGCAGAGCAATGAACATGTACATGCTCTACAGCGACGATAATCGTGTGATTCCAGtcaacttcaaagccaaCAAGGTTTCAGGTATATTATTTGAGAATAAGATTGATCACGCTACTTACTTCGGTATGAATAAAGAGTACATCCATGGAATTCACATGATTCCCATGACTCCAGTATCGAATTATATCAGAACTTCGCAGTTTGTCAGAGAAGAATGGGATCAGCAGCATCTAGGAGAACTAGTGAATCAGATCGACTCCGGGTGGAAGGGACTACTATGGTTAAATAAGGCAATAATTGATCCCCAAGGTGCATGGAATTTTTTTAGCGATAATGGATTTCAGGACAGATGGTTAGACAATGGCATGTCAAGAACTTGGAGTTTGGCCTACTGTTCGGGAATGATGTAA
- the IPP1 gene encoding Inorganic pyrophosphatase — protein MTYATREVGAPYTLDYKVYVEKDGKPVSSFHDIPLYADESKKILNMVVEIPRWTNAKMEINKDCPLNPIKQDTKKGKLRFVRNCFPHHGYIHNYGAFPQTWEDPNVINPETHAAGDNDPLDVCEIGETIGYVGQVKQVKVLGVMALLDDGETDWKVIVIDVHDPLAPKLNDVEDVERHLPGLLRATNEWFRIYKIPDGKPENQFAFSGECKNKKYAEAVIEECSQAWKALISGKSKDDKGISLANTTLSNSITYTTDANIPKASPLAPAPIDKSIDKWFFISGSA, from the coding sequence atgacTTACGCTACAAGAGAAGTGGGTGCCCCTTACACCCTTGATTACAAGGTTTACGTCGAAAAGGATGGAAAGCCTGTCTCATCGTTCCACGACATTCCATTGTACGCGGAtgaatcaaagaagatcttgaacATGGTTGTAGAGATCCCAAGATGGACCAATGCAAAGATGGAGATCAACAAGGATTGCCCTCTAAATCCAATTAAGCAGGATACGAAGAAGGGAAAGTTGAGATTTGTCAGAAATTGCTTCCCTCATCACGGTTACATCCATAACTACGGTGCTTTCCCACAAACTTGGGAAGACCCTAACGTCATCAATCCGGAGACTCATGCTGCTGGTGACAATGATCCATTGGATGTCTGCGAGATTGGTGAGACAATTGGTTACGTTGGTCAGGTCAAACAGGTCAAGGTACTCGGTGTTATGGCATTGTTGGATGACGGTGAGACTGACTGGAAGGTCATTGTCATTGACGTTCATGATCCATTGGCACCTAAGTTGAATGATGTTGAGGACGTTGAAAGACATCTCCCAGGTTTGTTGAGAGCCACTAATGAATGGTTCCGTATCTACAAGATCCCAGATGGAAAGCCAGAGAACCAATTTGCTTTCTCCGGTGAGTgcaagaacaagaagtaTGCCGAGGCCGTCATTGAGGAGTGCAGTCAGGCCTGGAAAGCCTTGATTTCCGGTAAATCTAAGGATGACAAGGGAATTTCTTTGGCTAATACTACCTTGTCTAACTCCATCACTTACACTACTGATGCCAATATTCCTAAGGCCAGTCCATTGGCTCCTGCTCCAATTGACAAGTCTATTGACAAGTGGTTTTTCATCAGTGGCTCTGCTTAG